The proteins below are encoded in one region of Thermococcus peptonophilus:
- a CDS encoding PadR family transcriptional regulator produces MEKPKFRGHLKLLVLKLLEEGPMHGYGIMAELEKRYGIPHPSPGTIYPILSSLRRTGLIEVAGEGRRDKKLYRITEKGKEYLREHEYEVKEVLELAEKFREFARLGGRELAEVLREAFNSINKLSEEQKKALAREFAEFTKRVRLILLGEMPEGRE; encoded by the coding sequence ATGGAGAAGCCGAAGTTCAGAGGACATCTCAAACTCCTCGTTCTAAAGCTCCTAGAGGAAGGCCCGATGCACGGCTATGGCATAATGGCAGAGCTTGAAAAGAGGTACGGCATACCCCATCCCAGCCCGGGCACGATTTACCCAATTCTCTCTTCCCTCAGGAGGACTGGTCTCATTGAGGTTGCCGGTGAAGGAAGGAGAGACAAGAAGCTTTACCGCATAACCGAGAAGGGAAAAGAATACCTAAGAGAGCATGAGTACGAAGTGAAAGAAGTCCTTGAACTCGCTGAGAAGTTTAGAGAGTTCGCGAGGCTCGGCGGCAGGGAGCTGGCGGAAGTTCTTAGGGAGGCATTCAACTCGATCAACAAGCTGAGTGAGGAGCAGAAAAAGGCCCTCGCTAGAGAGTTTGCTGAGTTCACCAAGAGGGTGAGACTGATTCTCCTCGGGGAGATGCCGGAGGGGAGAGAATGA
- a CDS encoding endonuclease III domain-containing protein produces MGANSQSLSLEGFTFKEGWEEKRKRAERIVEILMKTHPREKLLIGDPYRTLVHCIISQRMRDEVTYRVWEELFRKYKDIETIANTPIEEMQEFLRKQGVGLWKTKGEWIVKASRIILEKYGGKVPDDIHELMKLPGIGRKCANIVLAYGFGRQAIPVDTHVNRISKRLGLAPPRVTPEKVEEYLTVLIPKDKWIYVNHAMVDHGRSICRPINPKCDECPLRELCPYAKGLVTDGDIKGNVKKRSRK; encoded by the coding sequence ATGGGAGCAAACTCACAATCATTGAGCCTTGAGGGCTTCACATTCAAGGAGGGCTGGGAAGAGAAGAGAAAACGGGCCGAGAGGATAGTTGAAATTCTCATGAAGACCCACCCGAGGGAGAAGCTACTAATCGGTGACCCTTACAGAACCCTTGTTCACTGCATTATCTCCCAGAGGATGAGAGATGAAGTTACTTACCGCGTGTGGGAGGAGCTTTTTAGGAAGTACAAGGATATTGAGACGATTGCAAACACTCCCATCGAAGAAATGCAGGAGTTCCTGAGGAAGCAGGGTGTCGGTCTCTGGAAGACGAAGGGTGAGTGGATAGTAAAGGCCTCTCGGATAATCCTTGAGAAGTACGGCGGAAAAGTACCAGATGATATCCACGAACTTATGAAGCTCCCTGGAATAGGGAGGAAGTGCGCCAACATCGTTCTAGCCTACGGCTTCGGAAGGCAGGCTATCCCAGTGGATACTCACGTGAACAGAATAAGTAAGCGCCTTGGCCTGGCCCCGCCGAGGGTTACCCCTGAAAAGGTTGAAGAGTACTTGACGGTCTTAATCCCAAAGGACAAGTGGATTTACGTCAATCACGCTATGGTAGACCACGGGAGAAGTATTTGCAGGCCGATAAACCCGAAGTGTGATGAGTGCCCTCTCAGGGAGCTCTGTCCCTACGCGAAGGGGCTTGTAACGGACGGGGATATTAAGGGGAATGTTAAAAAGCGTAGCAGGAAATGA
- a CDS encoding archaeosine biosynthesis radical SAM protein RaSEA yields the protein MTYWTSEDNVAGKPGTALFIILPTIGCYRYRIGQACYMCSYPASAPKVKWSQEAIVDYVKEALKKIEGKKGPFAVRMFTSGSFLDNGELKPETRKKIFEILAEMDNVEEIVIESRSELVRYEAVKELAEIVPDKHFEVAIGLETANDDVADVSINKGNTFADFVKAAEITHKAGAKVKTYLLLKPIFLSEHDGIEDAKESIIKAEPYTDTFSINITDIQKGTLYERLWEKKEYRPPWLWSAVEVLIWAKRKFPNKRILSDPVGAGSKRGPHNCLTDYDRVIGKAIKKFSATQDLSYIENLKHECRDRWEYIVENGLLDWQLVTW from the coding sequence ATGACCTATTGGACAAGCGAGGACAACGTGGCCGGAAAGCCGGGAACGGCACTCTTCATAATTCTGCCTACGATCGGGTGCTACCGCTACCGCATAGGTCAGGCGTGCTACATGTGCTCTTATCCAGCGTCGGCCCCTAAGGTAAAGTGGAGCCAGGAAGCGATAGTAGACTACGTGAAGGAGGCCCTCAAGAAGATAGAAGGAAAGAAGGGGCCGTTCGCGGTTAGAATGTTCACCTCGGGCTCATTCCTCGACAATGGCGAGCTTAAGCCTGAAACGAGGAAAAAAATCTTTGAAATTCTTGCGGAGATGGATAACGTCGAGGAGATCGTCATCGAGAGCAGGAGCGAGCTTGTCAGGTACGAAGCCGTTAAAGAGCTTGCCGAGATAGTCCCGGACAAGCATTTTGAAGTTGCCATCGGTCTTGAGACGGCCAACGATGATGTAGCTGATGTCTCCATAAACAAGGGGAACACCTTTGCCGACTTTGTGAAGGCGGCTGAGATAACACACAAGGCCGGTGCTAAGGTCAAGACATACCTTCTCCTTAAGCCGATTTTCCTCTCCGAGCATGACGGAATCGAAGACGCCAAAGAGAGCATAATCAAGGCCGAACCCTACACGGACACTTTCTCCATCAACATAACAGACATCCAGAAGGGGACGCTCTACGAGAGGCTCTGGGAGAAGAAGGAATACCGCCCGCCCTGGCTCTGGAGCGCGGTCGAGGTTCTCATCTGGGCGAAGAGGAAGTTTCCCAACAAGAGAATCCTGAGCGATCCCGTTGGTGCTGGCTCAAAGAGGGGCCCGCACAACTGCCTCACCGACTATGACAGGGTTATTGGCAAGGCCATAAAGAAGTTTTCAGCGACGCAGGATTTGAGCTATATAGAGAACCTGAAGCATGAATGCCGGGACAGGTGGGAGTACATAGTCGAGAACGGCCTCCTTGACTGGCAGCTGGTCACGTGGTGA
- a CDS encoding DUF6849 domain-containing protein codes for MRIMLRPPFDAELPAGFEEIIRSKLMGKEVTTGETVEIDLLGKPLRFEVILADPSPMKVSKNTRIEITRNEVKEITLEFDEKVKEVLPFSKGPVVVLENEVRIYNWSGQKLYSGKFEELKEVRVAEGRVVVVHGSKLTIIEP; via the coding sequence ATGAGGATTATGCTAAGACCCCCCTTTGACGCTGAGCTCCCAGCTGGCTTTGAAGAAATTATTCGTTCAAAATTAATGGGTAAAGAAGTAACGACGGGTGAGACTGTCGAGATAGACCTCCTCGGGAAGCCTCTGCGCTTTGAAGTAATTCTCGCGGATCCGAGCCCGATGAAAGTCTCGAAGAACACCAGAATAGAGATAACGAGAAACGAGGTTAAGGAGATAACCCTAGAATTCGATGAAAAAGTCAAAGAAGTACTTCCTTTCTCAAAGGGCCCTGTCGTTGTCCTCGAAAATGAAGTTCGAATCTATAACTGGAGTGGGCAAAAACTTTATAGCGGGAAGTTTGAGGAACTGAAAGAAGTTAGGGTGGCAGAAGGAAGGGTGGTGGTAGTCCATGGGAGCAAACTCACAATCATTGAGCCTTGA
- a CDS encoding 2-oxoacid:acceptor oxidoreductase subunit alpha, whose product MIIRGDEPEQIRLIKKLYKPGNYFMQGNEAVAYGAIFAGCRFYAGYPITPSSEIAETMARELPKLGGYYLQMEDEIGSIAAMVGASWTGLKVMTATAGPGFSLMQENLGYAVMTETPLVLVDVQRSGPSTGQATKGAQGDFFQARWGTHGDHPIVAVSPTSGQDAFWETIRAFNIAERLRTPVVMLFDGVLAHTRELVKIPDVEEVEIAYRKLPQNEGEAKLPFGDPHGDGIPPMPLFGHGYFTHVTGSTHKENGLRDVYTPEVHDRLVRRLHRKIEQNRHVYEKYEEHFTDDAEILVVSWGVTARPALGAVLKAREEGIKAGLFVPKTVHPFPGERMRALGKKVRAVLVPEMNLGQMILEVQRFVNDDVLLKGVNKIGGVPLTVKEILREIRGVA is encoded by the coding sequence ATGATAATTCGCGGCGACGAGCCTGAGCAGATCAGGCTCATCAAGAAGCTCTATAAACCCGGCAACTACTTCATGCAGGGCAACGAGGCCGTTGCCTATGGAGCTATCTTCGCCGGCTGCCGTTTCTACGCCGGCTATCCGATAACACCCTCAAGCGAAATAGCCGAGACGATGGCGAGGGAGCTCCCGAAGCTTGGTGGCTACTACCTCCAGATGGAGGACGAGATAGGGAGCATAGCGGCTATGGTCGGCGCCTCCTGGACCGGCCTCAAGGTCATGACGGCAACCGCAGGCCCGGGCTTCTCGCTCATGCAGGAGAACCTCGGTTATGCGGTTATGACCGAGACGCCACTCGTTCTTGTTGACGTCCAGAGGAGCGGACCGAGTACTGGACAGGCCACTAAAGGTGCCCAGGGGGACTTCTTCCAGGCCCGCTGGGGAACCCACGGCGACCACCCGATTGTGGCGGTTTCACCAACGAGCGGGCAGGACGCTTTCTGGGAGACAATCAGGGCGTTCAACATAGCCGAGAGGCTCAGGACTCCGGTTGTCATGCTCTTCGACGGTGTTCTCGCTCACACAAGGGAGTTAGTCAAGATACCTGATGTGGAAGAAGTCGAGATAGCCTACCGCAAGCTTCCGCAGAACGAGGGGGAGGCTAAGCTCCCCTTCGGCGACCCACACGGCGACGGTATTCCGCCCATGCCACTCTTCGGTCACGGCTACTTCACCCACGTCACGGGTTCAACGCACAAGGAGAATGGCCTTCGCGATGTATACACCCCTGAAGTTCACGACAGGCTCGTGAGAAGACTTCACAGGAAAATCGAGCAGAACAGGCACGTCTATGAAAAGTACGAGGAACACTTCACGGACGACGCTGAGATTCTCGTAGTCAGCTGGGGTGTAACGGCAAGACCAGCTCTTGGGGCAGTTCTAAAGGCGAGGGAAGAGGGCATCAAAGCCGGGCTATTCGTACCTAAGACAGTCCACCCGTTCCCGGGGGAGCGGATGAGGGCTCTCGGAAAGAAAGTCCGGGCCGTACTCGTCCCGGAGATGAACCTCGGCCAGATGATACTGGAGGTTCAGCGCTTTGTGAACGACGACGTTCTCCTCAAGGGCGTGAACAAGATCGGCGGCGTTCCGCTCACAGTTAAGGAAATTCTCCGCGAGATTAGGGGTGTTGCCTGA
- the serS gene encoding serine--tRNA ligase produces the protein MLDIKLIRENPEIVRKDLIKRGETEKLKWIDEILELDKKWRENLKKINQLRRERNQLAVQIGKRKKAGEPIEDLLARSNEIVKQIEELERENEELKKKIDYYLWRLPNITHESVPVGESDEDNVPIRFWGKAKVWEGFFESFKEQSLGKMDYELIRWRPRLHVDMLELLRGADLERAAKVSGSRFYYLLNELVILDLALIRFALDRLIEKGFTPVIPPYMVRRFVEEGATTFDDFEDVIYKVEGEDLYLIPTAEHPLAGMHANEILDGKDLPLLYVGVSPCFRKEAGTAGKDTKGIFRVHQFHKVEQFVYSRPEESWDWHEKLIANAEELFQALEIPYRVVNICTGDLGYVAAKKYDIEAWMAGQGKFREVVSASNCTDWQARRLNIRFRDKTHEKPKFVHTLNSTAIATSRAIVAILENHQTEEGVVKLPKVLWKYTGFKEILPAHMKEKCCED, from the coding sequence ATGCTTGACATAAAGCTCATCCGCGAAAACCCGGAGATAGTCAGAAAGGATTTGATAAAGCGCGGTGAAACCGAAAAGCTGAAGTGGATCGATGAAATCCTCGAACTCGACAAGAAGTGGCGCGAGAACCTGAAGAAGATCAACCAGCTGAGGAGGGAGCGCAATCAGCTGGCCGTTCAGATAGGTAAGAGGAAGAAGGCCGGGGAGCCGATAGAGGACCTTCTCGCTAGGAGCAACGAGATAGTCAAGCAGATAGAGGAGCTTGAGAGGGAGAACGAGGAGCTGAAGAAGAAGATAGACTACTACCTCTGGCGCTTACCAAACATCACCCACGAGAGCGTTCCCGTTGGTGAGAGCGACGAGGACAACGTCCCGATAAGGTTTTGGGGTAAGGCTAAGGTCTGGGAAGGCTTCTTCGAGAGCTTCAAGGAGCAGAGCCTCGGGAAGATGGATTACGAGCTCATCCGCTGGAGGCCGAGGCTCCACGTGGACATGCTCGAACTCTTGAGGGGAGCCGACCTCGAGAGGGCCGCGAAGGTTAGCGGTTCGAGGTTCTACTACCTCCTCAACGAGCTGGTCATCCTCGATCTGGCTCTGATACGCTTCGCCCTTGACAGGCTCATCGAGAAGGGCTTCACCCCAGTAATCCCGCCCTACATGGTTAGGCGTTTCGTTGAGGAAGGGGCAACAACCTTCGACGACTTCGAGGACGTTATCTACAAGGTCGAGGGTGAAGATCTCTACCTCATCCCGACGGCTGAACACCCGCTCGCAGGTATGCACGCCAACGAAATCCTCGACGGGAAAGATCTCCCTCTCCTCTACGTCGGCGTTTCCCCGTGCTTCAGGAAGGAGGCCGGAACAGCGGGCAAGGACACGAAGGGCATCTTCCGCGTCCACCAGTTCCACAAGGTGGAGCAGTTCGTCTATTCTCGCCCGGAGGAGAGCTGGGACTGGCATGAAAAGCTCATAGCAAACGCAGAGGAGCTCTTCCAGGCCCTTGAAATACCTTACCGCGTCGTGAACATCTGCACCGGCGATCTCGGCTATGTAGCAGCTAAGAAGTACGACATAGAGGCCTGGATGGCTGGCCAGGGCAAGTTCAGGGAGGTCGTCTCAGCCAGCAACTGTACCGACTGGCAGGCGAGAAGGCTTAACATCCGCTTCCGCGACAAGACCCACGAGAAGCCCAAGTTCGTCCACACGCTCAACTCGACTGCCATAGCAACCTCAAGGGCTATCGTTGCCATCCTCGAGAACCACCAGACGGAAGAAGGCGTTGTGAAGCTCCCGAAGGTCCTTTGGAAGTACACAGGCTTCAAGGAGATACTACCCGCCCATATGAAGGAGAAGTGCTGTGAGGACTGA
- a CDS encoding 2-oxoglutarate ferredoxin oxidoreductase subunit delta, protein MADVESKTTVEKEGYLVIGKAEGIVEIDIDTFLCKGCGICVEMCPRKVFEWSKELSEKGVHYPVPVHAEKCVKCKLCELLCPDFAIAVRW, encoded by the coding sequence ATGGCAGACGTCGAAAGCAAGACAACCGTTGAGAAGGAAGGATACCTTGTTATAGGCAAGGCCGAGGGAATAGTCGAGATCGACATCGATACTTTTCTGTGCAAGGGATGTGGAATCTGCGTTGAAATGTGTCCGAGAAAGGTCTTTGAGTGGAGTAAGGAGTTGAGCGAAAAGGGCGTCCACTATCCCGTCCCGGTTCACGCGGAGAAGTGCGTTAAGTGCAAGCTCTGTGAGCTCCTCTGCCCGGACTTTGCCATAGCGGTAAGGTGGTGA
- a CDS encoding phosphate-starvation-inducible PsiE family protein, which yields MSIMPKPQKELTPLESTALKWMNFAFDLVVILLALLTMVYVLYTIYELTNIMLHGFDVEEALHQFLLVIILLELFELLTLYIKEHHVSMRRVAELGVVAIVRKLVITVDYKTLGWDILIGMAALIFVLGWIYVQERRRISEEEKFIVEHELDR from the coding sequence ATGTCAATAATGCCGAAGCCCCAAAAAGAGCTCACACCCCTTGAAAGCACGGCGCTTAAATGGATGAACTTTGCCTTCGATCTAGTTGTAATACTCCTCGCTCTTCTGACGATGGTGTACGTCCTCTACACAATCTACGAACTCACTAATATCATGCTCCACGGCTTCGACGTTGAAGAGGCCCTGCACCAGTTCCTGCTCGTGATTATACTCCTCGAGCTGTTTGAACTCCTCACCCTGTACATTAAGGAGCACCATGTAAGTATGCGCCGCGTTGCCGAACTTGGCGTCGTCGCGATAGTGAGGAAACTTGTTATTACCGTAGATTATAAAACCCTGGGCTGGGACATACTGATTGGAATGGCCGCCCTCATCTTTGTCCTGGGCTGGATATACGTTCAGGAAAGACGCAGAATCTCTGAGGAGGAGAAGTTCATTGTTGAGCACGAGCTTGACCGATGA
- the surE gene encoding 5'/3'-nucleotidase SurE — translation MRILVTNDDGIYSNGIRAAVKALSSLGEVYVVAPLFQRSASGRAMTLHRPIRARLVDVPGAKVAYGIDGTPTDSVIFALARFGDFDLAVSGINLGENLSTEITVSGTASAAIEAATHEIPSIAISLEVEWGKTLGEGEGIDFSVASHFLKRIATSVPKKGLPSGVDMLNVNVPSDATPETGITITRLARRRYCPTVEERVDPRGYSYYWIVGRKTETFEPGTDAYALKIERKVSVTPINIDMTARVDFEEVRKALLD, via the coding sequence ATGCGAATCCTTGTAACAAACGACGACGGAATTTATTCAAACGGCATTCGTGCGGCCGTAAAAGCACTCTCAAGTCTTGGGGAAGTCTACGTGGTCGCCCCCCTCTTCCAGAGGAGCGCCAGCGGCAGAGCGATGACCCTCCACAGACCTATAAGGGCAAGGCTCGTGGACGTTCCGGGGGCAAAGGTTGCCTACGGGATAGACGGCACTCCAACGGACAGTGTCATCTTCGCCCTGGCCAGGTTTGGGGACTTTGACCTGGCAGTCAGTGGGATAAACCTTGGCGAGAACCTCAGCACAGAAATAACGGTTTCTGGGACGGCCTCAGCTGCAATCGAAGCGGCAACCCATGAGATTCCAAGTATAGCCATAAGCCTTGAGGTGGAATGGGGCAAGACGCTTGGAGAAGGGGAGGGAATTGACTTCTCGGTTGCGTCTCATTTCCTTAAAAGAATAGCCACAAGCGTCCCTAAGAAGGGGCTCCCCTCAGGCGTTGATATGCTCAACGTCAACGTTCCAAGCGACGCAACTCCGGAGACAGGGATCACAATAACCCGCCTCGCGAGAAGAAGGTACTGTCCGACAGTGGAAGAGAGGGTAGACCCCCGGGGATACTCCTATTACTGGATAGTGGGAAGGAAAACCGAGACCTTTGAGCCCGGAACTGACGCCTATGCCCTTAAAATTGAACGGAAAGTCAGTGTTACGCCGATAAACATAGACATGACTGCCAGAGTTGATTTTGAGGAAGTTAGGAAAGCACTGTTAGACTAA
- a CDS encoding restriction endonuclease, translating into MPWNQDIVRMLPREDIIEYLTEVLDKMGFRNHERVADRDRWGVDIVAVRDDPLAGTEKLLIKVHTGSLASAKEVSVFGDLIDRYKADRGILISPLGFTKDARTVVAKEYRARIILWDAEKLAKTFSNYGIEVPEIKPQKPQEKAEETSLTKFELDAPLLFEFSPERVLRAIAGEASRKYPIKPEDIKLSFLKVYLSTAYIISWSARKGESEEKGKAVVFSEEKIVPHANSDPKLATPVKKALLNDRSEINATEREIESPLSPSEAVLLLKNTLSGKLGLPESNITIHERKKVYMPTKAEAELKVGANRARAVVDLNINEVWLEVSELPDEYFLRTVTEILMEKIGEEPLESKIERNNGKVKVFGKTKRFNFEFKFNGYTGAVVYGESIITDEALREFISSTYPEGTILNIEKGKKVAIVEVGLKEGIVILEVNLENGEFKEITTLPSPEEAFKKAKPIIENNFPVNNLKLASSRVLEHKFLEITMEGEGGKATAKIDGDTKDVLDYFVEITPQKAEELVLAKYPGYRTLSVSESDDVYTVEIENDQHKVTVRVTKDGKIVEEADRVLKKEVAGKIAAEKARSIDETAEIKGIRLDGDWIVEFQGSSKVGKFVLDRKTGEVKGEDIRFTELALEEAFHEHLRKLYGETGLKTERLTHYKEEGYIHIKVAGKNGLYYARIDTKTGKILSEDRAPIKGITAKLKQFQLESKYK; encoded by the coding sequence ATGCCTTGGAACCAGGACATCGTGAGGATGCTGCCCCGCGAGGACATTATCGAGTATCTTACAGAAGTTCTGGACAAGATGGGGTTCCGGAACCATGAGAGGGTCGCAGACAGGGACAGGTGGGGCGTTGACATAGTAGCGGTAAGGGACGACCCGCTGGCGGGTACCGAAAAGCTCCTGATAAAGGTTCATACCGGGTCACTGGCATCTGCTAAAGAGGTTAGCGTTTTTGGTGACCTTATTGACAGGTATAAAGCCGACAGGGGAATTCTTATATCCCCTTTAGGCTTTACAAAGGACGCAAGAACAGTTGTGGCCAAGGAGTATAGGGCAAGGATTATACTCTGGGACGCTGAAAAGCTTGCAAAGACGTTTTCTAACTACGGTATCGAAGTACCCGAAATCAAACCTCAAAAACCCCAAGAAAAAGCGGAAGAAACCTCCCTCACAAAGTTTGAGCTGGATGCGCCACTCCTGTTTGAGTTTTCGCCAGAAAGGGTACTCAGAGCCATAGCCGGAGAAGCCAGCAGAAAATATCCCATAAAGCCCGAGGACATAAAGCTCTCCTTCCTCAAAGTATACCTCTCAACGGCGTATATAATCTCCTGGTCGGCAAGAAAGGGCGAGAGCGAAGAAAAGGGAAAAGCAGTAGTGTTCTCGGAAGAAAAGATAGTCCCCCACGCCAACTCAGACCCCAAACTGGCGACGCCCGTTAAAAAAGCCCTTCTAAACGACAGATCCGAGATAAACGCAACTGAAAGAGAAATTGAATCACCCCTGAGCCCCAGCGAGGCCGTTCTGTTGCTTAAGAACACCCTTTCGGGAAAGCTCGGCCTTCCAGAGAGCAACATAACGATCCACGAGAGGAAAAAGGTGTACATGCCCACGAAGGCGGAGGCCGAGCTGAAAGTGGGTGCCAACAGGGCGAGGGCTGTGGTTGATCTAAATATCAATGAAGTCTGGCTCGAAGTGTCCGAGCTGCCCGACGAGTACTTCCTGCGGACAGTGACAGAAATCCTCATGGAAAAAATCGGCGAGGAACCCCTAGAGTCAAAGATTGAAAGGAACAATGGAAAGGTGAAGGTTTTTGGTAAAACCAAGCGATTTAACTTCGAGTTCAAGTTCAACGGGTATACCGGTGCCGTGGTCTATGGAGAGTCCATTATCACCGATGAAGCCCTCAGAGAGTTTATAAGCAGTACGTACCCTGAGGGGACAATCCTAAATATCGAGAAGGGTAAGAAAGTTGCGATTGTTGAGGTCGGCCTCAAAGAGGGGATAGTAATCCTCGAAGTCAATCTTGAGAACGGAGAGTTTAAAGAGATTACCACGCTTCCTTCACCTGAGGAGGCCTTCAAAAAGGCAAAGCCGATAATAGAAAACAACTTCCCAGTGAATAACCTGAAGCTGGCCTCCAGCAGAGTCCTTGAACACAAGTTCCTCGAGATAACCATGGAAGGGGAGGGTGGAAAGGCGACCGCAAAAATAGACGGGGATACAAAGGACGTCCTTGACTACTTCGTCGAGATTACACCCCAGAAGGCAGAAGAGCTTGTACTCGCCAAGTACCCAGGCTACAGAACTCTCAGCGTATCAGAATCGGACGATGTTTACACGGTAGAAATAGAGAACGACCAGCATAAAGTTACTGTGAGAGTAACCAAGGACGGAAAGATCGTAGAAGAAGCCGATAGGGTTCTGAAAAAAGAGGTCGCTGGAAAAATAGCGGCTGAGAAAGCCAGGAGTATAGATGAAACCGCTGAAATAAAGGGGATAAGACTGGACGGAGATTGGATCGTTGAGTTCCAGGGGAGCAGCAAGGTCGGAAAGTTCGTACTCGACAGAAAAACAGGTGAGGTAAAGGGAGAAGACATCAGGTTTACGGAGCTGGCGCTTGAAGAGGCGTTCCACGAACACCTGAGGAAGCTCTACGGAGAGACCGGGTTGAAGACGGAGAGGCTCACGCACTACAAGGAGGAAGGGTACATCCACATAAAGGTCGCCGGGAAGAACGGCCTGTACTACGCGAGAATAGACACGAAAACCGGAAAAATACTGAGC
- a CDS encoding 4Fe-4S dicluster domain-containing protein: protein MSQALHWTAYYERMEKNAPLKIYYPLCGGGEECIFVCPYSDSIWEVVPIKVDLFGFREKVRLRPFIANPEACKKCYLCVQACPTGALRPAEEEIKHPSFVLLYNALRLPFKKRYGTKFVFRKEHREKFKRNNWPERYGVI from the coding sequence ATGAGCCAGGCCCTTCACTGGACTGCCTACTACGAGAGGATGGAGAAAAACGCTCCACTGAAAATTTACTACCCCCTCTGCGGTGGAGGTGAGGAATGCATCTTCGTCTGTCCTTACTCGGATTCAATATGGGAAGTCGTCCCAATAAAGGTGGACCTTTTTGGCTTTAGAGAGAAAGTTCGCCTGAGGCCCTTCATAGCAAATCCCGAAGCGTGTAAGAAATGCTACCTCTGCGTCCAAGCGTGCCCAACGGGGGCGCTGAGGCCCGCTGAGGAAGAGATCAAACATCCGTCCTTTGTTCTGTTGTACAATGCCCTCAGGTTGCCCTTCAAGAAGAGGTACGGTACTAAGTTCGTCTTCAGAAAGGAGCATAGAGAGAAGTTCAAGCGAAACAACTGGCCCGAGAGATACGGAGTAATTTGA
- a CDS encoding phosphoglycerate kinase translates to MFRLTDFTYDGKTVFLRADLNSPVESGKITSDARFRAVLPTIRHLLDDGAKLVIATHQSRPYKGDYITTEEHAQILSRLLGQEVEYVEDIFGRYARERISSLKPGEAVILENLRFSAEEVFYKPLEECERTFFVRKLAPLIDYVVNDAFAAAHRSQPSLVGFARLKPMIMGKLMETEVEALSKAYESDERPRVYVLGGAKVDDSLRVAENVLRMKKADLILTGGLVGQIFTLAKGFDLGDANIEFLHRKGLLELVDWAEKILDEFYPYVRTPVDFAIDYKGERLEVDLLSGAKKLFDQYPILDIGSRTVEKYREILMDAKIIVANGPMGVFEREEFAVGTIGVFRAIGKSPAFSVVGGGHSIASIYKYNITGISHISTGGGAMLSFFAGEELPVLKALKISYEKFKDT, encoded by the coding sequence ATGTTCAGGCTCACCGATTTTACGTACGATGGAAAAACCGTTTTTCTGAGGGCTGATCTCAACTCTCCCGTTGAGAGCGGAAAGATAACGAGCGACGCCCGCTTCCGAGCGGTTCTGCCGACGATTCGACACCTCCTCGATGACGGTGCAAAGCTTGTCATAGCGACCCACCAGAGCAGACCATATAAAGGAGACTACATAACCACCGAGGAGCACGCTCAAATCCTGAGCAGACTTCTCGGCCAAGAAGTTGAATACGTCGAGGACATCTTTGGGAGATACGCCAGAGAGAGGATAAGCTCCTTGAAGCCCGGAGAAGCAGTAATTCTCGAAAACCTCCGCTTCTCGGCCGAAGAAGTTTTCTACAAGCCACTAGAGGAGTGCGAGAGAACGTTCTTCGTGAGGAAGCTTGCCCCGCTGATAGACTACGTTGTGAACGATGCCTTTGCAGCCGCTCACAGGAGCCAGCCTTCCCTTGTCGGCTTTGCCCGCCTTAAGCCGATGATAATGGGGAAGCTGATGGAGACTGAGGTTGAGGCACTGAGCAAAGCCTACGAGAGCGACGAGAGGCCGAGGGTATATGTCTTGGGCGGTGCAAAGGTCGATGATTCACTCCGCGTTGCCGAGAACGTTCTGAGGATGAAAAAGGCGGACTTAATCCTCACAGGCGGCCTTGTCGGGCAGATATTCACGCTCGCTAAGGGCTTTGACCTCGGAGATGCCAACATAGAGTTCCTTCACAGGAAAGGTCTCCTTGAGCTTGTGGACTGGGCAGAGAAGATACTCGACGAGTTTTATCCCTATGTCAGAACGCCTGTGGACTTTGCCATTGACTACAAAGGCGAACGCCTTGAAGTTGACCTCCTGAGTGGGGCCAAGAAGCTGTTCGACCAATACCCTATCCTTGACATAGGCTCGAGGACTGTGGAGAAGTACCGCGAGATATTAATGGATGCAAAAATAATAGTCGCGAACGGGCCGATGGGAGTCTTTGAGAGGGAAGAGTTCGCAGTCGGCACCATTGGAGTTTTCAGGGCCATTGGAAAAAGCCCGGCCTTCTCCGTTGTCGGTGGTGGGCACTCTATTGCCAGCATCTACAAGTACAACATCACCGGAATAAGCCACATCTCAACGGGCGGCGGTGCTATGCTGAGCTTCTTCGCCGGAGAGGAACTTCCCGTCCTGAAGGCGCTGAAGATAAGCTATGAAAAGTTCAAAGATACGTAG